A portion of the Sus scrofa isolate TJ Tabasco breed Duroc chromosome 5, Sscrofa11.1, whole genome shotgun sequence genome contains these proteins:
- the NECAP1 gene encoding adaptin ear-binding coat-associated protein 1 isoform X2: protein MAAELEYESVLCVKPDVSVYRIPPRASNRGYRASDWKLDQPDWTGRLRITSKGKIAYIKLEDKVSGELFAQAPVEQYPGIAVETVADSSRYFVIRIQDGTGRSAFIGIGFTDRGDAFDFNVSLQDHFKWVKQESEISKESQEMDARPKLDLGFKEGQTIKLSIGNITTKKGGASKPKTAGTGGLSLLPPPPGGKVTIPPPSSSVAISNHVTPPPIPKSNHGDILLDLDSPAPVTTPAPVPVSASNDLWGDFSTASSSVPNQAPQPSNWVQF, encoded by the exons ATGGCGGCCGAGTTGGAGTATGAGTCGGTCCTGTGTGTGAAGCCCGACGTCAGCGTCTACCGGATTCCGCCCCGGGCCTCCAACCGCGGTTACAG GGCATCTGACTGGAAATTAGATCAACCTGATTGGACAGGTCGCCTCCGAATCACTTCCAAAGGGAAGATTGCGTATATCAAACTCGAGGATAAAGTTTCAG GGGAGCTTTTTGCTCAGGCACCAGTAGAACAATATCCTGGTATCGCTGTGGAGACAGTGGCAGATTCCAGCCGCTACTTTGTAATCCGGATCCAGGATGGTACTG ggCGCAGTGCTTTCATTGGCATTGGCTTCACAGATCGAGGTGATGCCTTCGACTTTAATGTCTCCTTACAAGATCACTTCAA GTGGGTAAAGCAGGAATCTGAGATTTCCAAAGAATCTCAGGAAATGGACGCTCGTCCCAAGTTGGATCTGGGTTTCAAGGAAGGACAGACCATCAAGTTGAGTATTGGG aacATTACAACCAAGAAAGGAGGTGCTTCTAAGCCCAAGACTGCAGGGACTGGGGGCCTGAGCTTACTCCCACCGCCACCTGGAGGCAAGGTCACAATTCCCCCGCCGTCCTCTTCAGTTGCCATCAGCAATCATGTCACTCCACCACCCATACCAAAATCTAATCATGGAG ATATCCTTTTAGATTTGGATTCTCCCGCTCCTGTCACGACACCAGCACCAGTTCCAGTTTCTGCAAGCAATGACTTGTGGGGAGACTTTAGCACTGCATCCAG CTCTGTTCCAAACCAGGCACCACAGCCATCCAACTGGGTCCAGTTCTGA
- the NECAP1 gene encoding adaptin ear-binding coat-associated protein 1 isoform X1 translates to MAAELEYESVLCVKPDVSVYRIPPRASNRGYRASDWKLDQPDWTGRLRITSKGKIAYIKLEDKVSGELFAQAPVEQYPGIAVETVADSSRYFVIRIQDGTGRSAFIGIGFTDRGDAFDFNVSLQDHFKWVKQESEISKESQEMDARPKLDLGFKEGQTIKLSIGNITTKKGGASKPKTAGTGGLSLLPPPPGGKVTIPPPSSSVAISNHVTPPPIPKSNHGGNDADILLDLDSPAPVTTPAPVPVSASNDLWGDFSTASSSVPNQAPQPSNWVQF, encoded by the exons ATGGCGGCCGAGTTGGAGTATGAGTCGGTCCTGTGTGTGAAGCCCGACGTCAGCGTCTACCGGATTCCGCCCCGGGCCTCCAACCGCGGTTACAG GGCATCTGACTGGAAATTAGATCAACCTGATTGGACAGGTCGCCTCCGAATCACTTCCAAAGGGAAGATTGCGTATATCAAACTCGAGGATAAAGTTTCAG GGGAGCTTTTTGCTCAGGCACCAGTAGAACAATATCCTGGTATCGCTGTGGAGACAGTGGCAGATTCCAGCCGCTACTTTGTAATCCGGATCCAGGATGGTACTG ggCGCAGTGCTTTCATTGGCATTGGCTTCACAGATCGAGGTGATGCCTTCGACTTTAATGTCTCCTTACAAGATCACTTCAA GTGGGTAAAGCAGGAATCTGAGATTTCCAAAGAATCTCAGGAAATGGACGCTCGTCCCAAGTTGGATCTGGGTTTCAAGGAAGGACAGACCATCAAGTTGAGTATTGGG aacATTACAACCAAGAAAGGAGGTGCTTCTAAGCCCAAGACTGCAGGGACTGGGGGCCTGAGCTTACTCCCACCGCCACCTGGAGGCAAGGTCACAATTCCCCCGCCGTCCTCTTCAGTTGCCATCAGCAATCATGTCACTCCACCACCCATACCAAAATCTAATCATGGAGGTAATGATGCAG ATATCCTTTTAGATTTGGATTCTCCCGCTCCTGTCACGACACCAGCACCAGTTCCAGTTTCTGCAAGCAATGACTTGTGGGGAGACTTTAGCACTGCATCCAG CTCTGTTCCAAACCAGGCACCACAGCCATCCAACTGGGTCCAGTTCTGA